From Mycobacterium lacus, one genomic window encodes:
- a CDS encoding ABC transporter substrate-binding protein — MFDKPFRRRSLLRGAGALTAAAVAPWAGGCASDDDALTFFFAANPEEADARMRVVDEFRHRHPDIGVRTLLSGPGPLQQISTFCAGGRCPDVLMAWELSYAGFADRGVFLDLGTLLDHDRTFAAELGSDSIGKLYETFTFDGGQYALPEQWSGNFLFYNRELFAKAGVPAPPSGWERPWTFAEFLDAATALTKRDAAGRVTQWGFVDTFVPPLSAGLFAMNNGVPWSTPRMNPAHLNFGDEAFIEAVQFYADLTTKHRVAPTASELQSVATTDLFSVGKAAMALGGHWRYQTFDRADGLDFDVAPLPLGPKGRDPCSNIGATGLAIAASSRHREQAWEFVKFATGPDGQALIGETKLFVPVLRSAINSPGFAESHSRINNLAVLTGGPAHSKGLPITPAWPKVSALMDRSFGPVLRGSRPATSLTSLSRAVDEVLRNP, encoded by the coding sequence ATGTTCGATAAGCCATTCCGGCGTCGGAGCCTGTTGCGGGGCGCCGGTGCGCTCACCGCCGCGGCCGTGGCGCCGTGGGCCGGCGGGTGTGCTTCCGACGACGACGCGTTGACCTTCTTCTTCGCGGCCAATCCGGAAGAGGCCGATGCCCGGATGCGGGTCGTCGACGAATTCCGGCACCGGCATCCCGACATCGGGGTGCGGACACTGTTGTCCGGGCCGGGCCCCCTGCAGCAGATATCGACGTTTTGCGCCGGCGGCAGGTGTCCCGACGTGCTGATGGCGTGGGAGTTGAGCTATGCGGGATTCGCCGACCGAGGGGTCTTCCTGGACCTGGGCACCCTGTTGGATCATGATCGCACGTTTGCCGCGGAGCTTGGCTCGGACAGCATCGGAAAGTTGTACGAGACCTTCACCTTCGACGGCGGTCAGTATGCGCTTCCGGAGCAGTGGTCCGGCAACTTCTTGTTCTACAACAGGGAGCTTTTCGCCAAGGCTGGCGTGCCGGCACCACCCAGCGGCTGGGAGCGGCCGTGGACTTTCGCCGAATTCCTCGACGCGGCCACGGCCCTGACCAAGCGCGACGCTGCGGGTAGGGTTACTCAGTGGGGATTTGTCGACACCTTTGTGCCGCCCCTGTCCGCCGGGCTGTTTGCCATGAACAATGGTGTGCCGTGGTCCACCCCGCGGATGAACCCGGCACACCTCAATTTCGGCGACGAAGCCTTCATCGAGGCCGTCCAGTTCTACGCCGACCTGACCACCAAGCACAGGGTGGCCCCCACCGCGTCCGAGCTCCAGTCGGTCGCCACGACGGATCTTTTCTCGGTGGGTAAGGCAGCCATGGCGCTCGGCGGGCACTGGCGATACCAGACGTTCGACCGGGCCGACGGCTTGGATTTCGATGTCGCCCCACTGCCGTTGGGCCCCAAGGGACGCGATCCCTGCTCCAATATCGGCGCCACCGGGCTCGCGATTGCGGCGAGCAGTCGGCACCGGGAGCAGGCGTGGGAGTTCGTGAAATTTGCGACCGGCCCCGACGGACAGGCGTTGATCGGTGAAACCAAACTGTTCGTGCCGGTGCTGCGGTCCGCGATCAACTCGCCCGGATTCGCCGAATCCCACAGCAGGATAAACAATCTCGCCGTGCTCACCGGGGGTCCCGCCCATTCAAAGGGCCTGCCGATCACGCCGGCGTGGCCAAAGGTCTCTGCCCTGATGGACCGCAGCTTTGGGCCCGTGCTGCGCGGCTCTCGGCCGGCGACGTCGCTGACAAGCCTGTCGCGGGCCGTCGACGAGGTGCTGCGCAATCCATGA
- the pncA gene encoding pyrazinamidase PncA, with the protein MRALIIVDVQNDFCAGGSVPVEGADALPRAINDYLAREHGYDHVVATKDYHINPGDHFSDRPDYSSSWPPHCVVGSFGAEFHPDLDTSRIEAVFCKGAYSGAYSGFEGVDENETPLLDWLRQRRVDEVDVVGVATDYCVRMTSEDAARAGFATRVLLDLTAGAGALSTVQAIEEMRNAGVAVGLSS; encoded by the coding sequence GTGCGGGCGTTGATCATCGTCGACGTGCAGAACGATTTCTGCGCGGGCGGCTCGGTGCCGGTGGAAGGCGCCGACGCCCTACCCCGCGCGATCAACGATTATCTAGCCCGTGAGCACGGCTACGACCACGTCGTGGCCACCAAGGACTACCACATCAACCCCGGCGACCATTTCTCCGACCGGCCGGATTACTCGTCGTCCTGGCCACCGCACTGCGTGGTGGGGAGCTTCGGCGCGGAGTTCCATCCAGATCTCGACACGAGCCGCATCGAGGCGGTCTTCTGCAAGGGCGCCTACAGCGGGGCGTACAGCGGCTTCGAAGGAGTCGACGAAAACGAGACACCGCTGCTCGACTGGCTGCGCCAACGCCGGGTCGACGAGGTGGACGTGGTCGGTGTCGCCACCGATTACTGTGTGCGCATGACCTCCGAGGATGCGGCCCGAGCGGGCTTTGCGACCAGGGTGCTGCTGGACCTGACCGCGGGTGCCGGGGCGCTGTCGACCGTGCAGGCAATAGAGGAGATGCGCAATGCCGGCGTCGCCGTGGGCTTGAGCTCCTGA
- a CDS encoding carbohydrate ABC transporter permease gives MTAVDEAAPATAKGRLRPWRRRAWAGRLFVAPNLAAVVVFMLFPLGFSLYMSLQRWDVFTPPKFVGLKNFAGLFASDPLFLIAVRNTVVFTVGTVAPTVVISLLVAAMLNRKVKGIGVFRTTVFLPLAISSVVMAVVWQFVFNTDNGLLNIMLGWVGIRPVPWLVEPGWAMVSLCLVSVWRSVPFATVVLLAAMQGVPETVYEAAKIDGAGEIRQFASITVPLIRGALSFVVVISIIHAFQAFDLVYVLTGANGGPETATYVLGIMLYQHAFGFLEFGYASALAWVMFAILLVLTVLQLRITRRRSWEASRGLG, from the coding sequence ATGACGGCCGTCGACGAAGCCGCGCCGGCTACCGCGAAAGGCCGGCTCCGCCCGTGGCGCCGGCGCGCGTGGGCCGGGCGCCTATTCGTCGCGCCCAACCTGGCCGCGGTAGTGGTGTTCATGCTGTTTCCGCTCGGATTCTCGCTGTACATGAGCCTTCAGAGGTGGGATGTGTTCACTCCCCCGAAGTTCGTGGGCCTGAAGAATTTCGCGGGGCTGTTCGCGTCCGATCCGTTGTTTCTCATCGCCGTGCGCAACACCGTGGTTTTCACCGTCGGGACCGTGGCGCCCACGGTCGTGATCAGCCTCCTCGTTGCGGCAATGCTGAACCGGAAAGTCAAGGGCATAGGGGTCTTTCGAACAACCGTCTTCCTGCCGCTGGCCATCTCGTCGGTGGTGATGGCGGTCGTCTGGCAATTCGTCTTCAACACCGACAACGGCCTGCTCAACATCATGCTCGGCTGGGTCGGGATCCGACCCGTCCCGTGGCTGGTCGAGCCAGGGTGGGCCATGGTCTCGCTGTGCCTGGTCAGCGTGTGGCGCAGCGTGCCGTTCGCCACGGTCGTGTTGCTGGCTGCGATGCAGGGCGTTCCGGAGACCGTTTACGAGGCCGCCAAAATCGATGGCGCAGGCGAGATACGGCAGTTCGCTTCGATCACGGTGCCGCTGATCCGCGGCGCCCTCTCGTTCGTCGTGGTCATATCGATCATCCACGCGTTCCAGGCGTTCGACCTCGTCTACGTCCTCACCGGCGCGAATGGCGGACCGGAGACCGCAACATACGTCCTGGGCATCATGCTCTACCAGCACGCATTTGGGTTCCTGGAGTTCGGTTACGCGTCGGCGCTGGCGTGGGTGATGTTCGCCATCTTGCTGGTGTTGACCGTGCTGCAGTTGCGGATAACCCGGCGCCGGTCGTGGGAGGCTTCCCGTGGCCTCGGCTGA
- the cynS gene encoding cyanase, with protein MTRTHLAEVITRARVDKGLSWAQIAEAIGKDRVWTVAALLGQHPLSEEDASTVASLLDLDDDAVAVLQMVPYRGSHEAVPSDPTIYRFHEALSLYGPAIKELIHEEFGDGIMSAINFRMSVQRRPDPRGDRVIVTFDGKFLDYTWNNTEQEVSP; from the coding sequence ATGACCAGGACCCACCTCGCGGAGGTCATCACGCGGGCGCGCGTGGACAAGGGGTTGAGCTGGGCGCAAATCGCCGAGGCGATAGGCAAGGACCGGGTGTGGACCGTGGCGGCGCTGCTCGGCCAGCATCCGCTCTCGGAAGAGGACGCGTCGACCGTCGCATCGCTTCTTGACCTCGATGACGATGCCGTCGCCGTCTTGCAGATGGTGCCCTACCGGGGAAGTCACGAGGCCGTGCCGTCCGATCCGACGATCTACCGGTTTCACGAGGCGCTGTCGCTTTATGGCCCGGCGATCAAGGAACTGATCCACGAGGAATTCGGCGACGGCATCATGAGCGCGATCAACTTCCGAATGAGCGTGCAACGCCGGCCCGACCCGCGGGGAGATCGCGTGATTGTCACGTTCGACGGCAAGTTTCTCGACTACACATGGAATAACACTGAACAGGAGGTGTCGCCGTGA
- a CDS encoding acyl-CoA dehydrogenase family protein — protein MTATIDAAIGLLDSELLADIRAHADGLDRGEDTSRRSFPALGSAGLLGVGAPGNADGRLAQMADVIRLISGECMSTGFSVWANRMAVEYLLTAGTPYSRAAVKPLLAGTALGITGMAAAFKDAAGCGCLELTATTVPGGYRLNGSIRWASNLYEDSMLVTAARTERGDKLIVALPLNAPGITVGHHFKLLAMDSTASSYLELSEVEIAEGQVLSTDFDGFLDAVRPTFLVLQSAMCLGLARTAITQSRLGLTGVNSVFTPDVDLLAGKLTLAETTLASLASAVGGTRPPSRKELLSLRLSAAEIASACAALEIRTAGGKGYASRTPASRRYREAAFVPVQSPSEAQLRWELGGCP, from the coding sequence GTGACCGCGACGATAGACGCCGCGATCGGCCTGCTCGATTCGGAGCTGCTGGCAGACATTCGTGCCCACGCCGACGGGCTGGACCGCGGCGAGGACACCTCCCGTCGCAGCTTCCCGGCGCTCGGTTCCGCCGGTCTGCTCGGGGTCGGCGCGCCGGGTAATGCCGACGGCAGGCTTGCGCAGATGGCCGATGTGATCAGGCTTATCTCCGGCGAGTGTATGAGCACCGGGTTCTCGGTGTGGGCCAACCGGATGGCGGTGGAGTATTTGCTCACGGCCGGCACGCCATACAGCCGGGCCGCGGTCAAGCCGCTGTTGGCCGGCACCGCGCTGGGGATCACCGGCATGGCCGCGGCCTTCAAGGACGCGGCCGGCTGCGGCTGCCTCGAACTCACCGCCACAACGGTCCCGGGTGGCTACCGGTTGAACGGTTCCATCAGGTGGGCCAGCAACCTGTATGAGGATTCGATGTTGGTGACCGCGGCCCGAACCGAGCGCGGCGACAAACTGATCGTGGCCCTGCCGCTGAACGCGCCGGGCATCACCGTGGGTCATCACTTCAAGCTGTTGGCCATGGATAGCACGGCCTCTTCGTACCTCGAGCTCAGCGAAGTGGAGATCGCTGAGGGGCAAGTCTTGTCCACGGACTTCGACGGGTTTCTGGACGCGGTCCGCCCCACTTTCCTTGTCTTGCAATCGGCCATGTGCCTGGGGCTGGCCAGGACCGCGATTACGCAGAGCAGGCTCGGGCTGACCGGGGTGAATTCGGTCTTCACCCCGGATGTCGACCTGCTCGCGGGCAAGCTCACCCTGGCCGAGACGACGTTGGCGAGCTTGGCCTCGGCCGTCGGCGGAACCCGGCCACCCAGCAGGAAAGAGCTGCTGTCGTTGCGGCTCAGCGCGGCCGAGATCGCCAGCGCCTGCGCCGCCTTGGAGATCCGGACGGCTGGCGGCAAGGGGTACGCGAGCCGAACCCCGGCGAGCCGCCGCTATCGGGAGGCCGCGTTCGTCCCCGTCCAGTCGCCATCCGAGGCCCAGCTGCGCTGGGAACTGGGCGGGTGCCCTTGA
- a CDS encoding ABC transporter ATP-binding protein, with the protein MASVSFEQATRRYPGTDRPALDRLDLVVADGEFVVLVGPSGCGKTTSLRMVAGLETLDSGRIRIGDRDVTAVDPKDRDVAMVFQNYALYPHMTVAQNMGFALKVAKTPKAEIRDRVLAAAKLLDLQPYLERKPSDLSGGQRQRVAMGRAIVRRPQAFLMDEPLSNLDAKLRVQTRNQIAALQRQLGTTTVYVTHDQVEAMTMGDRVAVLRDGVLQQCAPPRELYRNPDNIFVAGFIGSPAMNLFTLPIVDSAVSLGDWRIPLAREIASAANEIVVGVRPEHFELGGLGVEMEVDVVEELGADAYLYGRTTGSGKVISQPIVARTDGRDPPERGSRVRLHPQPGHLHFFGVDGRRMG; encoded by the coding sequence GTGGCTTCGGTGAGTTTCGAGCAGGCAACGCGGCGGTATCCGGGCACCGATCGACCGGCCCTGGATCGGCTGGACCTCGTGGTCGCCGATGGCGAGTTCGTGGTCTTGGTCGGTCCGTCCGGGTGTGGCAAGACCACCTCACTGCGGATGGTGGCCGGATTGGAAACGCTGGATTCCGGGCGGATCCGGATCGGCGACCGCGATGTCACCGCTGTCGATCCGAAAGATCGCGACGTTGCGATGGTCTTTCAAAACTATGCCCTCTACCCGCACATGACGGTGGCCCAGAACATGGGCTTCGCGCTGAAAGTCGCCAAAACCCCGAAGGCCGAGATCCGTGACAGGGTGCTGGCCGCCGCGAAATTGCTTGACCTACAACCGTATCTGGAGCGCAAACCGAGCGACCTCTCCGGTGGGCAGCGGCAGCGGGTGGCGATGGGGCGCGCGATCGTGCGCCGCCCACAGGCATTCCTGATGGACGAGCCGCTGTCTAACCTCGACGCCAAACTTCGCGTGCAAACCCGCAACCAGATCGCCGCGTTGCAACGGCAACTGGGCACCACAACGGTTTATGTCACCCACGACCAGGTCGAGGCCATGACCATGGGCGACCGCGTCGCGGTCCTGCGCGACGGTGTGCTGCAGCAGTGCGCGCCGCCTCGCGAGCTCTACCGCAACCCCGACAACATATTTGTCGCCGGATTCATCGGATCTCCGGCGATGAACCTGTTCACCCTCCCGATCGTCGATTCCGCCGTGTCGCTGGGGGACTGGCGTATCCCGTTGGCGCGTGAGATCGCCAGCGCGGCCAACGAGATCGTCGTCGGCGTCCGCCCCGAACACTTCGAGCTGGGCGGCCTCGGCGTCGAAATGGAGGTCGACGTGGTCGAAGAACTCGGCGCGGATGCCTACCTGTACGGGCGAACCACTGGCTCCGGCAAGGTAATCAGTCAGCCCATCGTCGCGCGCACCGACGGTCGCGACCCACCCGAACGGGGGAGCCGCGTGCGTCTGCACCCGCAGCCCGGGCACCTGCACTTCTTCGGTGTCGACGGCCGCCGGATGGGCTAA
- a CDS encoding DUF3097 domain-containing protein, translating into MPDRYGTDVLAAGRRKVRSTEHPVELGMVVEDVETGYVGAVVRLEYGRIYLEDRHGRTRGFALGPGYLLEGRPVILTAPRRSAPAVAKRTASGSVAVPGARARVARASRIYVEGRHDAELVAQVWGADLKIEGVVVEHLGGVDDLVNIVAEFGPGPRRRLGVLVDHLVEGSKEARIADAVRRGPGGPHTLVVGHPYVDIWQAVKPQRLGLAAWPAVPRHVEWKHGVCEALGWPHADRADIANAWRRIRSRVRDWNDLQPALIGRVEELIDFVTLPGE; encoded by the coding sequence GTGCCGGATCGCTATGGAACCGACGTGCTGGCCGCGGGTCGGCGGAAGGTCCGCTCGACGGAGCACCCGGTCGAGCTGGGCATGGTCGTCGAGGATGTGGAGACCGGTTACGTCGGCGCTGTGGTTCGACTCGAATATGGCCGCATCTACCTGGAAGACCGCCACGGCCGCACCCGTGGTTTTGCGCTTGGCCCTGGGTATCTTCTCGAGGGCCGCCCGGTGATCCTCACCGCGCCGCGCCGATCGGCGCCCGCCGTCGCGAAGCGAACGGCGTCCGGCTCGGTCGCGGTGCCGGGTGCGCGCGCCCGGGTCGCCCGCGCCAGTCGGATCTATGTCGAGGGCCGCCACGACGCCGAACTGGTCGCGCAGGTCTGGGGTGCCGATCTGAAAATCGAGGGCGTCGTCGTCGAGCACCTCGGCGGCGTTGATGACCTGGTAAACATCGTCGCCGAGTTCGGGCCGGGTCCCCGGCGCCGGCTCGGCGTCCTCGTCGACCACCTCGTCGAGGGTTCCAAGGAGGCGCGCATCGCGGACGCGGTACGACGCGGACCCGGTGGTCCCCACACTTTGGTCGTCGGTCATCCCTATGTCGACATCTGGCAGGCGGTGAAGCCGCAGCGGCTGGGCCTGGCGGCCTGGCCGGCCGTGCCGCGCCATGTCGAGTGGAAGCACGGCGTGTGCGAGGCGCTCGGCTGGCCGCACGCGGACCGGGCGGACATCGCCAACGCGTGGCGACGCATCCGTTCTCGGGTACGCGACTGGAACGACCTTCAGCCGGCGTTGATCGGCCGGGTCGAAGAACTCATCGACTTCGTGACGCTGCCCGGCGAGTAG
- a CDS encoding DUF3349 domain-containing protein translates to MHLADRVSKIVNFVRAGYPTRMPVTGHVAVVALLPRRLTNDEITAITSKLIARRRWPVSNADVGVEITRITHQMPSLDDIERVHRRLDAIGCSRGHPG, encoded by the coding sequence ATGCACTTGGCCGATCGAGTGTCGAAGATCGTCAATTTCGTGCGCGCCGGCTACCCGACCCGCATGCCGGTCACCGGTCACGTGGCTGTGGTAGCGCTGCTGCCCCGGCGACTAACGAACGACGAGATCACCGCCATCACAAGCAAACTCATTGCGCGCCGACGTTGGCCGGTAAGTAATGCCGACGTCGGGGTCGAGATCACCCGGATCACCCACCAGATGCCGTCTCTGGACGACATCGAGCGTGTTCACCGTCGACTTGACGCGATCGGATGTTCACGCGGTCATCCCGGGTAA
- a CDS encoding carbohydrate ABC transporter permease, whose protein sequence is MASAERVVKRNIFRGIAVYAALIGIAWCALFPIMWALSGSLKNEGEVSEPRLLPAHPRWSNYTEVFELIPFWRMFLNTVLYAGCVTAGQVFFCSLAGYAFARLQFRGRDTLFVLYLGTLMVPLTVTVIPQFLVMRTVGWVDTPWSMIVPGLFGSAFGTYLMRQFFLTLPADLEEAAILDGCTPWQIYWRILLPHAKPAVTVLGVLTWVNVWNDFLWPLLMIQRNNLSTLTLGLVRLRGEYVARWPVFMATSILIMLPLVIIYAIAQRSFVRGIAMTGLGG, encoded by the coding sequence GTGGCCTCGGCTGAGCGAGTGGTCAAGCGCAACATCTTTCGCGGCATTGCCGTCTACGCCGCGCTGATCGGGATCGCCTGGTGTGCGCTGTTCCCGATCATGTGGGCGTTGTCGGGCTCCTTGAAGAACGAAGGCGAGGTAAGCGAACCAAGGCTGTTGCCCGCCCACCCGCGGTGGTCGAACTACACCGAGGTGTTCGAACTGATCCCATTCTGGCGAATGTTCCTCAATACCGTGCTATACGCCGGATGCGTCACCGCCGGCCAGGTGTTCTTCTGCTCACTGGCCGGATATGCCTTCGCGCGGCTGCAGTTCCGGGGCCGAGACACGTTGTTCGTGTTGTACCTGGGCACATTGATGGTGCCGCTGACCGTGACCGTGATCCCGCAGTTCCTGGTGATGCGGACCGTGGGGTGGGTCGACACTCCGTGGTCCATGATCGTGCCCGGCCTGTTCGGCAGCGCGTTCGGCACCTACCTCATGCGGCAGTTTTTCCTCACCCTCCCGGCCGACCTCGAGGAGGCGGCAATCCTCGACGGTTGCACGCCTTGGCAGATTTACTGGCGGATCCTGCTGCCCCACGCGAAACCCGCGGTGACGGTGCTTGGGGTGCTCACCTGGGTCAACGTCTGGAACGACTTTCTGTGGCCGCTGTTGATGATTCAACGCAACAACCTATCCACGCTGACGCTGGGCTTGGTCCGGTTGCGAGGCGAATACGTGGCCCGGTGGCCGGTGTTCATGGCAACGTCGATACTGATCATGCTGCCGCTGGTGATCATCTATGCGATCGCGCAACGCTCCTTCGTCCGCGGAATTGCCATGACCGGACTCGGCGGATAA
- a CDS encoding OsmC family protein yields MSDVLVIDAEGLDRLSCSAKANPATGKKTLKAKTVCESGFRNMTYVRDLSPMLVGEPPALLGDDSAPNPSETTLAALGSCISVGLLANATHRGVTLTKIEVEMEGDIDISAVWGVGDTPEGKILGFTAVRCAVALAGDADEQTLQEIHDNAIAWSPVVNTFRRPVSVDSTLVIG; encoded by the coding sequence ATGTCCGACGTCCTTGTCATCGATGCTGAAGGCCTTGACCGCCTGTCGTGTTCGGCGAAGGCCAACCCCGCCACCGGCAAGAAGACCCTGAAGGCGAAGACGGTTTGCGAATCCGGGTTCCGCAACATGACCTATGTCCGCGACCTGTCCCCGATGCTGGTCGGCGAGCCGCCCGCACTCCTGGGCGACGACTCGGCGCCGAACCCCTCGGAGACCACCCTGGCCGCGTTGGGCTCTTGCATCTCGGTCGGCTTGCTGGCCAACGCCACGCATCGCGGCGTCACCCTGACGAAGATCGAGGTCGAGATGGAGGGTGACATCGACATTTCCGCCGTGTGGGGGGTTGGCGACACCCCGGAGGGCAAGATTCTCGGCTTCACCGCGGTCCGCTGCGCCGTTGCCCTGGCCGGGGACGCCGACGAGCAGACGCTGCAGGAGATCCACGACAACGCGATCGCGTGGTCGCCGGTGGTGAACACGTTCCGCCGCCCGGTGAGTGTCGACTCGACTCTGGTCATCGGCTAG
- a CDS encoding RNA polymerase sigma factor: MVTPAAKRPGGPESGHLVGGIPLATLVRDYHRPMVNFACTMVHSPALAEEAVQEAWVQVLQSSGSFEGRSSVATWLFGIVKNTASRHRRRESRIRDHEVLAADDADPLSGRMHPTGHPDAGHWRLPPSRRFLPEDQTVGRELVECVRAALDALPARQRRLVILRDLVGTPAEEAAEILELSAEAQRALLYRARGNLRNELEKRYQR; the protein is encoded by the coding sequence ATGGTGACCCCGGCCGCGAAGCGGCCCGGGGGGCCTGAGTCTGGGCATTTGGTTGGCGGGATCCCGCTGGCCACCCTGGTGCGCGACTACCACCGGCCGATGGTGAATTTTGCCTGCACGATGGTGCATTCACCGGCGTTGGCCGAGGAAGCGGTGCAGGAGGCGTGGGTGCAGGTTCTCCAGTCCTCGGGCTCCTTCGAGGGCCGTTCTTCGGTGGCCACCTGGTTGTTCGGGATCGTCAAGAACACCGCCTCGCGACACCGCCGCCGCGAGTCCCGGATCCGCGACCATGAGGTGCTGGCCGCGGACGACGCCGACCCGCTGTCGGGCCGCATGCACCCCACCGGCCACCCCGACGCCGGACACTGGCGCCTCCCGCCGTCACGGCGATTTCTCCCCGAGGACCAAACCGTGGGACGCGAGCTCGTTGAGTGCGTCCGGGCGGCGCTGGACGCGCTGCCGGCACGGCAACGACGGCTCGTCATCCTGCGTGACCTCGTCGGTACGCCCGCCGAAGAGGCGGCCGAGATCCTTGAGCTGTCCGCCGAGGCGCAGCGCGCCCTGCTTTACCGCGCCCGAGGAAACCTCCGAAACGAACTGGAGAAGCGGTATCAACGATGA
- a CDS encoding nuclear transport factor 2 family protein, with product MSPPGRDDLLAAVERSPRAAAAHDRDGWVGLFTEDGRVEDPVGSRSHVGREQIGRFYDTFIGPRDITFHRDLDIVYGSVVVRDLELEVAMGPAVNMRIPAFLRYDLREVNGELQIAVLRAYWELPAMMLQFLRTGSRAMVPGLQLFRGLLSNQGWSGIAGFLTGFRRAGRRHKDLVNTFLRAVARGDKPAAVRALSPIATITLGDDDLVDIAELGEQLSGASWAKTNGAGSTVTASLVTDRGRGVLFADVARRGNEIRSVRYFPG from the coding sequence ATGTCGCCCCCGGGCCGCGACGATCTCCTGGCTGCGGTGGAGCGGTCGCCGCGGGCGGCCGCCGCGCACGACCGCGACGGCTGGGTGGGGCTGTTCACCGAGGACGGCCGGGTCGAAGATCCGGTGGGTTCGCGGTCGCATGTGGGGCGCGAGCAGATCGGCCGCTTTTACGACACCTTCATCGGCCCGCGTGACATCACGTTCCATCGGGACCTGGATATCGTCTACGGCTCCGTCGTCGTGCGCGATCTCGAGCTCGAGGTGGCGATGGGTCCAGCCGTGAATATGCGCATTCCCGCCTTCCTGCGCTACGACCTCCGAGAGGTCAACGGCGAGTTGCAGATTGCCGTGCTGCGCGCCTACTGGGAGTTGCCGGCGATGATGCTGCAATTCCTGCGCACCGGATCGCGAGCGATGGTGCCCGGTCTGCAACTGTTCCGGGGCCTGTTGAGCAATCAGGGGTGGTCCGGCATCGCGGGCTTCCTGACCGGCTTCCGACGGGCGGGCCGGCGGCACAAGGATCTGGTGAACACCTTCTTGCGCGCTGTCGCGCGGGGAGACAAGCCCGCCGCCGTGCGTGCGCTATCGCCAATTGCCACAATAACTTTGGGTGATGACGACTTGGTGGACATTGCCGAACTCGGCGAGCAACTCAGCGGGGCGAGCTGGGCGAAGACGAACGGCGCGGGATCCACGGTGACAGCCTCGCTCGTGACCGACCGTGGGCGCGGCGTTCTGTTCGCCGACGTGGCCCGGCGCGGCAACGAGATCCGCAGTGTCCGCTATTTTCCGGGCTGA
- a CDS encoding patatin-like phospholipase family protein, with amino-acid sequence MSTARVDLVCEGGGVRGIGLVGAVDALAAAGYVFPRVAGTSAGAIVASMVAALQAAGEPLTRLAEVMRSIDYRKFLDRNLIGHVPLIGGGLSLLVSDGVYRGAYLQELLTGLLADLGVRTFGDLRTGEEPEQFAWSLVVTASDLSRRRLVRIPWDLDSYGIDPDDFSVARAVHASSAIPFVFEPVRVRGATWVDGGLLSNFPVELFDRAQPRWPTFGIRLSARPGIPPTRPVYGPVSLGIAAIETLVSNQDNSYIDDSCTVRRTIFVPAEDVSPIDFDITAKEREGLYQRGLQAGQEFLKTWNYADYLAACGPPV; translated from the coding sequence ATGAGCACGGCTCGGGTTGACCTGGTGTGTGAAGGCGGCGGTGTCCGCGGTATCGGGCTGGTCGGGGCGGTGGACGCGCTCGCCGCCGCGGGCTATGTGTTTCCCCGGGTCGCGGGGACCAGCGCGGGTGCGATCGTCGCGTCGATGGTTGCCGCCCTGCAGGCCGCGGGCGAACCGCTGACGCGGCTTGCCGAGGTGATGCGCTCTATCGACTATCGGAAGTTCCTGGACCGCAATCTGATCGGGCATGTGCCGTTGATCGGTGGGGGACTCTCGCTACTGGTGTCCGACGGCGTTTACCGGGGGGCATACCTGCAGGAGCTGCTCACCGGGTTGCTCGCCGACCTCGGTGTGCGCACCTTCGGGGACTTGCGCACTGGCGAAGAGCCAGAACAGTTCGCCTGGTCGCTGGTCGTGACCGCCAGCGATCTGTCGCGACGCCGGCTGGTTCGCATCCCGTGGGATCTCGACTCCTACGGCATTGACCCGGACGACTTCTCGGTGGCGCGCGCGGTGCATGCCTCGTCGGCGATTCCGTTTGTGTTCGAGCCCGTTCGGGTGCGTGGCGCCACGTGGGTCGACGGTGGGCTGTTGTCGAACTTTCCGGTGGAGCTGTTCGACCGGGCCCAGCCGCGATGGCCGACGTTCGGGATCCGGCTGTCGGCACGTCCCGGCATACCGCCCACGCGTCCGGTGTATGGGCCGGTGTCGCTGGGGATAGCCGCGATCGAGACGCTGGTGAGCAATCAGGACAACTCCTACATCGACGATTCGTGTACCGTGCGGCGGACCATCTTCGTGCCCGCCGAGGATGTAAGCCCAATCGATTTCGACATCACCGCGAAAGAGCGGGAAGGCCTCTACCAACGCGGATTGCAAGCGGGCCAGGAGTTCTTGAAGACGTGGAACTACGCGGACTACCTGGCGGCCTGCGGCCCGCCGGTCTAG